From a region of the Tenggerimyces flavus genome:
- a CDS encoding group II truncated hemoglobin translates to MTVTLYEYAGGTDAMRRLAQAHYDRCVSDPLLVQVFGTTPRPEHVEHLAVWLGEVFGGPSGYTDRYGGHHALLSHHAGLGINEAQRVAFVEAFMAAADEAGLPADALFRSRLYEYVEWGTRIAHSVSQHPTVGPSDDPVPLWDWGPDGPPSK, encoded by the coding sequence ATGACGGTGACGCTGTACGAGTACGCGGGTGGTACCGACGCGATGCGTCGGCTCGCCCAGGCTCACTACGACCGTTGCGTGAGCGATCCCCTGCTGGTGCAGGTGTTCGGGACGACGCCGCGTCCGGAGCACGTGGAGCATCTGGCCGTGTGGTTGGGCGAGGTGTTCGGCGGGCCGTCGGGCTACACCGACAGGTACGGCGGGCATCACGCGCTGCTCTCGCACCACGCTGGGCTCGGGATCAACGAGGCGCAGCGGGTGGCTTTCGTCGAGGCGTTCATGGCCGCGGCGGACGAGGCTGGGCTGCCAGCGGATGCGCTGTTCCGTTCTCGGCTGTACGAGTACGTGGAGTGGGGAACGCGGATCGCGCACTCGGTGTCGCAGCATCCGACGGTGGGTCCGAGCGACGATCCCGTTCCCCTGTGGGACTGGGGACCGGACGGTCCGCCGTCGAAGTGA
- the lon gene encoding endopeptidase La produces MTTLTLPLLFLADTVVLPGMVVPVQLDGERQAAVDAARLAAKNTDDNPQVLVVPRIDGHYGAVGAIAEITQIGRLPSGEPAAVIRATGRAKVGIGVNGPGAALWVETTTLDEPSVDDETRELAREYKAVLVSILQERAAWQVIDTVQRITDPSELADTAGYASWLEDERKVELLEAADPKERLTKLLEWARAHLAELEVTEKIRDDVRETMDKTQREYVLRQQLAAIRKELGEDGPDGPEDYRTRVEQADLPENVREAALKEVSKLERSSDQAPEAGWIRTWLDTVLEMPWNVRTDDTTDVNAARDVLDADHAGLDDVKDRIVEYLAVRTRRATRGLQAVGGRGSGAVLALVGPPGVGKTSLGESVAHALGRKFVRVALGGVRDEAEIRGHRRTYVGALPGRIVRAITEAGSMNPVVLLDEIDKVGSDYRGDPAAALLEVLDPAQNHTFRDHYLEVDLDLSDVLFLATANVADTIPPALLDRMEFVSLDGYTEDEKVAIARDHLLPRQLERAALSSDDVVIEEEALRTVAGDYTREAGVRSLERLLAKVLRKVTTKLAKDPSIAPVQVGVLDLNEYLGRPRFLPESQRDGSMPGVATGLAVTGAGGDVLYVEAATMEGEAGLSLTGQLGDVMKESAQIALSYLRANGARLGIPVEALSGRRVHVHVPAGAVPKDGPSAGVTMTTALASLLSGRPVRPEVAMTGEVSLTGRVLPIGGVKQKLLAAHRHGITEVVLPKRNEADLDDVPAAVLKDLRVHLAEDVSEVVAIALAAEDATARTVQAA; encoded by the coding sequence ATGACTACGTTGACGCTTCCGCTGCTCTTCCTGGCGGACACGGTCGTGCTCCCGGGCATGGTCGTTCCCGTGCAGCTCGACGGTGAGCGTCAGGCGGCTGTCGACGCCGCCAGACTCGCCGCGAAGAACACTGACGACAATCCGCAAGTACTGGTTGTTCCCCGCATCGACGGCCACTACGGAGCCGTCGGCGCCATAGCCGAAATCACCCAAATCGGGCGCCTGCCCAGCGGTGAACCCGCCGCTGTCATCCGCGCCACCGGTCGCGCCAAGGTCGGGATCGGGGTCAACGGACCCGGTGCCGCACTCTGGGTCGAGACCACCACGCTCGACGAGCCGTCGGTCGACGACGAGACCCGCGAGCTCGCCCGTGAGTACAAGGCCGTCCTCGTCTCGATCCTGCAGGAACGAGCCGCCTGGCAGGTCATCGACACCGTCCAGCGCATCACCGACCCGAGCGAGCTCGCCGACACCGCTGGCTACGCGAGCTGGCTGGAGGACGAGCGCAAGGTCGAGCTGCTCGAGGCGGCCGATCCCAAGGAACGGCTGACCAAGCTGCTCGAGTGGGCCCGCGCCCACCTGGCCGAGCTCGAGGTCACCGAGAAGATCCGAGACGACGTTCGCGAGACCATGGACAAGACGCAGCGCGAGTACGTGCTGCGCCAGCAGCTCGCCGCGATCCGCAAGGAGCTCGGCGAGGACGGTCCGGACGGTCCCGAGGACTACCGCACCCGCGTCGAGCAGGCCGACCTGCCCGAGAACGTGCGGGAGGCCGCGCTCAAAGAGGTGAGCAAGCTCGAGCGGTCGTCTGACCAGGCCCCCGAGGCTGGCTGGATCCGTACCTGGCTCGACACCGTGCTCGAGATGCCGTGGAACGTCCGTACCGACGACACCACGGACGTCAACGCCGCCCGGGACGTGCTCGACGCCGATCACGCTGGCCTGGACGACGTGAAGGACCGGATCGTCGAGTACCTCGCCGTCCGTACCCGGCGCGCCACCCGCGGCCTGCAGGCCGTCGGCGGTCGCGGCAGCGGCGCCGTGCTCGCGCTCGTCGGCCCGCCCGGCGTCGGCAAGACGTCGCTCGGCGAGTCCGTGGCGCACGCGCTCGGCCGCAAGTTCGTCCGCGTCGCGCTCGGCGGCGTGCGGGACGAGGCGGAGATCCGGGGCCACCGGCGTACGTACGTCGGCGCGCTCCCCGGCCGCATCGTCCGCGCGATCACCGAGGCCGGCTCGATGAACCCGGTCGTGCTGCTCGACGAGATCGACAAGGTCGGCTCCGACTACCGCGGCGACCCCGCGGCGGCGCTGCTCGAGGTGCTGGACCCGGCGCAGAACCACACGTTCCGCGACCACTATCTCGAGGTCGATCTGGACCTGTCCGACGTGCTGTTCCTCGCGACCGCGAACGTCGCGGACACCATCCCGCCGGCGCTGCTGGACCGGATGGAGTTCGTCTCGCTCGACGGCTACACCGAGGACGAGAAGGTCGCGATCGCGCGCGATCACCTGCTGCCGCGTCAACTCGAGCGGGCCGCGCTGTCCTCCGATGACGTGGTCATCGAGGAGGAGGCGCTGCGTACGGTCGCGGGCGACTACACCCGCGAGGCCGGCGTCCGTTCGCTCGAACGGCTGCTCGCGAAGGTCCTCCGCAAGGTCACGACGAAGCTCGCGAAGGACCCGTCGATCGCGCCGGTGCAGGTCGGCGTGCTCGACCTGAACGAGTACCTCGGACGGCCGCGGTTCCTGCCGGAGTCGCAACGGGACGGTTCGATGCCTGGCGTCGCGACCGGGCTCGCGGTGACGGGTGCGGGCGGCGACGTCCTGTACGTCGAGGCGGCCACGATGGAAGGCGAAGCCGGCCTCTCGTTGACCGGCCAGCTCGGCGATGTGATGAAGGAGTCCGCGCAGATCGCGCTGTCGTACCTGCGGGCGAACGGTGCCCGCCTCGGCATCCCGGTCGAGGCACTGTCCGGGCGGCGCGTGCACGTGCACGTTCCGGCGGGTGCGGTGCCGAAGGACGGTCCGTCGGCCGGTGTCACGATGACGACCGCGCTCGCGTCGCTGCTGTCCGGGCGACCAGTGCGGCCGGAGGTCGCGATGACCGGTGAGGTGTCGCTGACCGGCCGCGTTCTGCCGATCGGTGGCGTCAAGCAGAAGTTGCTCGCCGCGCACCGGCACGGCATCACCGAGGTGGTGCTGCCGAAGCGCAACGAGGCGGACCTGGACGACGTGCCGGCAGCAGTGCTGAAGGACCTGCGGGTGCACCTCGCCGAGGATGTTTCCGAGGTCGTCGCCATCGCGTTGGCCGCGGAGGACGCGACCGCGCGTACGGTGCAGGCAGCTTGA
- a CDS encoding ParA family protein — MIIVTAALKGGVGKTTSSVYLAALASSNRRAAILVDADPQASAADWVENSGDEKLERVEVLEAPTERLLTKALDRVGDDGVGVVDMPPSHERLLNKALDRASVVVIPTRVGGVETPRVEAVLDLVPPSTPVGLVICSARTFTRSYKEALESWVQAGVPVWGTIPERVAITAGPTGPLSLDGLESYRKVWRRALAAARAT, encoded by the coding sequence ATGATCATCGTGACGGCAGCATTGAAGGGCGGAGTCGGCAAGACGACGTCGTCGGTGTACCTCGCCGCCCTGGCGTCGTCCAACCGTCGCGCCGCGATCCTCGTCGACGCCGATCCGCAGGCCAGCGCCGCGGACTGGGTGGAGAACTCAGGCGACGAGAAGCTCGAGCGCGTCGAGGTTCTCGAGGCGCCCACCGAACGCCTCCTCACCAAGGCGCTCGACCGCGTCGGCGACGACGGCGTCGGGGTCGTCGACATGCCGCCGTCGCACGAACGGCTACTCAACAAGGCCCTCGACCGCGCCTCCGTCGTCGTCATCCCGACCCGCGTCGGCGGCGTCGAGACCCCACGCGTCGAGGCCGTGCTGGACCTGGTGCCACCGAGCACGCCGGTCGGCCTGGTGATCTGCTCGGCGCGCACGTTCACCCGCAGCTACAAGGAAGCGCTCGAATCCTGGGTGCAGGCCGGCGTACCGGTCTGGGGAACGATCCCCGAACGGGTGGCCATCACCGCCGGCCCCACCGGACCGTTGTCACTGGACGGCCTCGAGTCGTACCGCAAGGTCTGGCGCCGCGCCCTCGCGGCGGCGCGGGCCACCTAG
- a CDS encoding D-alanine--D-alanine ligase family protein, translated as MFVTVLCGGESTERDVSLASGYAIGRAIAELGNEVRVIDPAAPSPFLTQRVSSPAEVPTFAVPEVPPDMSRQASWRRQLFASLTGGPGLASLRESDLVFVALHGGWGEDGHVQALLDMAGVRYTGAGAAVCAAAWHKDFALGVLHSAGVPVAERVRHVAGRSELPVEAKRLIDDGPVVVKPAAGGSSVSLSLASTADELVAAAAAGSGELLIETYLPGREFTVGVLGDEVLPVIEIELSGPLFDYRAKYQPGAVREICPASIPPALESLLRELALRSHSALGFGPRTYSRVDFRLDAAGTPRCMELNALPGMTPGSLLPLAARTVGLSYAELVARIIALAS; from the coding sequence ATGTTCGTGACGGTCCTGTGTGGAGGCGAGAGCACCGAACGCGATGTGTCGTTGGCGTCCGGCTATGCCATCGGGCGAGCGATCGCCGAGCTTGGCAACGAGGTCCGGGTGATCGACCCGGCCGCCCCATCGCCGTTCTTGACGCAGCGGGTCTCGTCGCCTGCCGAGGTACCGACCTTCGCGGTGCCGGAGGTGCCGCCGGACATGTCGCGCCAGGCTTCTTGGCGGCGGCAGCTGTTCGCGTCCTTGACCGGTGGGCCGGGGCTGGCTTCGCTGCGGGAGTCGGATCTGGTCTTCGTGGCTCTGCATGGGGGTTGGGGCGAGGACGGGCACGTTCAGGCGCTGCTCGACATGGCTGGTGTGCGGTACACCGGCGCTGGCGCGGCGGTGTGCGCGGCGGCTTGGCACAAGGACTTCGCTCTTGGGGTCTTGCACTCGGCTGGGGTGCCGGTGGCCGAGCGGGTGCGGCACGTGGCGGGGCGTTCGGAGCTGCCGGTCGAGGCGAAGCGGCTGATCGACGACGGTCCGGTGGTGGTGAAGCCGGCCGCGGGTGGGTCGAGCGTCTCCTTGTCGTTGGCCTCCACTGCTGACGAGCTTGTCGCGGCGGCCGCCGCGGGGTCGGGGGAGCTGCTGATCGAGACGTACCTGCCGGGGCGGGAGTTCACGGTCGGCGTGCTCGGTGACGAGGTGCTGCCGGTGATCGAGATCGAGCTGTCGGGTCCGTTGTTCGACTACCGGGCGAAGTACCAGCCGGGTGCTGTGCGGGAGATCTGCCCGGCTTCGATTCCGCCTGCCTTGGAGTCTCTGCTGCGGGAGCTGGCTTTGCGTTCGCACTCGGCTTTGGGGTTTGGGCCGCGGACGTACTCGCGCGTGGACTTCCGGCTGGACGCCGCGGGGACGCCGCGATGCATGGAGCTGAACGCGCTGCCGGGGATGACGCCGGGGAGCCTGCTCCCGCTGGCGGCGCGGACGGTGGGGTTGTCGTACGCGGAACTGGTGGCCCGCATCATCGCTTTGGCTTCCTGA
- a CDS encoding HNH endonuclease yields the protein METVLVLNADFGPLHRVSLRHAVRMLFREVAVVHEAMPDRLFGVYPRPLVVRLVQYVVTRWRYTTGPSWSRSGVLARDRSRCGYCRGQASTVDHITPRSRGGRNSWLNTVAACGPCNQRKGDRTPAEARMPLRVTPVAPTWASLAHLKVR from the coding sequence GTGGAAACCGTACTCGTGCTGAACGCTGACTTCGGCCCGCTCCACCGGGTAAGTCTCCGGCACGCCGTGCGCATGCTGTTCCGCGAGGTAGCCGTCGTCCACGAGGCCATGCCCGACCGGCTGTTCGGGGTCTACCCGCGCCCGCTCGTGGTCCGATTGGTCCAGTACGTCGTCACCCGTTGGAGGTACACGACAGGACCGTCCTGGTCCCGCTCGGGTGTGCTCGCCCGGGACCGCAGCAGGTGCGGTTACTGCCGCGGGCAGGCCAGCACCGTCGACCACATCACGCCGCGTTCGCGCGGCGGTCGCAATTCGTGGCTCAACACGGTGGCGGCCTGTGGCCCGTGCAACCAGCGCAAAGGAGACCGGACGCCCGCAGAAGCACGCATGCCGCTGCGCGTCACGCCGGTCGCCCCGACCTGGGCGTCGCTCGCCCACCTGAAGGTCCGCTAG
- the speB gene encoding agmatinase yields the protein MDEIPRVTEGRYLGQVDATLVPRFAGPATFARLPRPDEVSDVDVAVVGAPFDSAVTYRPGARFGPGHIRESSRLLRPYNPAQEVAPFARQQVVDAGDLVVNPFSIDEALGQIEAGTRALLERAGKVLVLGGDHTVALPTLRAISSVHGPVAVVHFDAHLDTWDTYFGAAYTHGTPFRRASEEGLLDRSGCLHVGIRGPLYDASDLRADGELGFQVVPSVELDALGVAGVVERIRVRVGDRPVYVSVDVDVLDPAFAPGTGTPEAGGLTSRELLAILRSFASLRLVGADLVEVAPAYDHAQITGIAAAHVAYELISAMAPRG from the coding sequence ATGGACGAGATTCCCCGGGTCACGGAGGGCCGTTACCTCGGTCAGGTCGACGCGACCTTGGTGCCGCGGTTCGCGGGTCCGGCGACGTTCGCGCGGCTGCCGCGCCCCGACGAGGTGTCCGACGTCGACGTCGCGGTGGTGGGTGCGCCGTTCGACTCGGCGGTGACGTACCGGCCGGGCGCTCGCTTCGGACCCGGTCACATCCGCGAGTCGTCGCGGCTGCTGCGTCCGTACAACCCGGCGCAGGAGGTGGCCCCGTTCGCGCGTCAACAGGTGGTTGACGCGGGCGATCTGGTGGTCAACCCGTTCTCCATCGACGAGGCGCTCGGACAGATCGAGGCGGGTACGCGTGCGCTGCTCGAACGGGCGGGCAAGGTGCTGGTGCTCGGCGGCGACCACACGGTCGCTTTGCCAACCCTGCGGGCGATTTCTTCGGTGCACGGGCCTGTCGCCGTCGTGCATTTCGACGCGCATCTGGATACCTGGGACACGTACTTCGGTGCTGCCTACACGCACGGGACACCGTTCCGGCGCGCGTCGGAGGAGGGGTTGCTCGACCGGTCGGGTTGCCTGCATGTGGGGATCCGCGGGCCTTTGTACGACGCGTCTGACCTGCGTGCGGATGGCGAGCTCGGGTTCCAGGTCGTGCCAAGCGTGGAGCTGGACGCGCTGGGGGTCGCGGGGGTGGTCGAGCGGATCCGTGTGCGGGTCGGCGATCGGCCGGTGTACGTGTCGGTGGATGTCGACGTTCTGGACCCGGCGTTCGCTCCCGGGACGGGGACGCCCGAGGCGGGCGGGTTGACGTCGCGGGAGTTGCTGGCGATCCTGCGTTCGTTCGCGTCGCTGCGGCTGGTCGGCGCGGACCTGGTCGAGGTGGCGCCAGCCTACGACCACGCGCAGATCACCGGAATCGCGGCGGCGCACGTCGCTTATGAGCTGATTTCGGCGATGGCCCCGCGCGGCTGA